A DNA window from Arachis hypogaea cultivar Tifrunner chromosome 18, arahy.Tifrunner.gnm2.J5K5, whole genome shotgun sequence contains the following coding sequences:
- the LOC112769221 gene encoding uncharacterized protein, whose product MESSLGDILLKVAVFFLVQALVYLILSNSSNIFSKNIKRTHSFKPARSVSIRQMLALLSDFPPEGEPSPSSKSPQSPSLHSYDKKRS is encoded by the coding sequence ATGGAGAGCAGCTTAGGTGACATCCTGTTGAAGGTGGCAGTGTTCTTCCTAGTACAAGCTTTGGTATACCTTATCCTTTCAAATTCATCAAATATCTTTTCCAAGAACATCAAGAGAACCCACAGCTTCAAACCTGCACGGTCTGTGAGCATTCGGCAGATGCTGGCTTTGCTCTCCGATTTTCCGCCGGAAGGAGAACCCTCCCCCTCTTCAAAGAGTCCTCAATCGCCATCCCTTCATAGTTATGATAAGAAGCGATCTTAA